The window GGCGGGTCCTCGCCGTAGTGTCCGGTGTAGACGCCGCTCGGCTTGAGCCCCGCGCGCTGCAGGATGTCGCGCAGCCGTACCCCCGTCCACTCGCTGCAGGCGACCGCGCCCTGTCCCCACTGATTGCCGCGCACCTTCGGCTCGAACAGCCCGCGCCCGTTGCCGCCGCACTCGATGAGCGCGGGGAAGGTCGCGGCCGGCATCTTCATGAGGTCGTCCAGCGTGAGCGTGAGCGGCTTGTGGACCTCGCCGTCCACCGTCAGCTTCCAGCCCTGGACGTCCCGCTTCTCCGCCCGGTCGGGTACCAGACCGTTGTTGCGGACGAAGTGGCGCTCGGACGGCGTGACGTCGTCGTCGAGCATGTGGGCCGGGAACTCGCCGTTGATCGGCCGCGTGTTGTGCACGATCATGCCCGGCTTGCCCGGGATCACCTTGGGGTCCTGGGCCCAGGCCGCGGGGAGCAGCCCGCCGCCCAGCAGGCCACGGGCGGCGACGTCGGAGGCACCGAGCGTCATCAGCGCTGCGAGGGCGCTTCCCTTCCCGAGGATGCTCGCGAAGCCACGCCGCGACAGGATCGCGTCGAACCGGGCGAGGTCATGGGCGTCCGCGCCGCCCCGTGCAAAGACATCGCGCATGTAGGTCCACCGATCGGGGGAAAGGTTACCGTCCATGACCTCCTCCGGCGTGTCGGGGTGGACGACCGTGACTATGGCGTGCCGCCATTTTACCCCAGGCCACACGGGCCAGGCCGACGGGCAGGACGGCCAGCAGACCGGCCACCACGGCCAGCGTCCAGTCCTCGGCGTGCAGGGGAACGAGGTGGAGGATGCGCGCCAGCGGCGGCGTCTGGATGAGGAGGACGGCCGAGGCGACGCTGGCGACCGACACCAACCACGCCGCGGGCGTGCGAAGCCGGCTGAGCGCCGCCGTCAGGAAGCCGCTGGTCAGAGCCAGTGTGGCCAGTGCCGCGGCCCGGCCGTGCTCGACGCCACCGGGCTCGCTGGCGCTCCGCACGTAGGCCAGCAGGACGGCCACGGTGATGATCGCGCCGACCAGTGCGATCAGCAGCCAGTCGCGCGCGCGGAACAGGATCGCCCGCCGCGGCGCCATCAGCTGCTGGAGCGGGCCGGCCGGCAGCTCCTGGAACACGAGCAGCGCCGAGGGATGGATGATCAGCTCGACCCACACGATGTGCACCGGCAGGTAGAGCAGCGGGTAGCCGAACAGCGGAATCGCGAGCGCCGAGACCACGAAGGGGGCGTGGATCATCAGGAGGTACTGGAAGCTCGTCCGCAGGTTGGCGAAGAGCTGACGGCCTTCGCTGATGGCCCGGACGATCGTGCGGAAGTTGTCGTCGAGCAGCACGATGGCCGCCACCTCGCGGGCGCTCCGGGTGCCGCGCTCGCCCATCGCGATGCCCACGTCGGCGGCCTGCAGGGCCGGCACGTCGTTCACCCCGTCGCCCGTCACGGCGACGATCTCGCCGCCCCGCTGCAGTCCGCGGACGAGCGTCAGCTTCTGGACGGGGGTGGCCCGGGCGACCACGTCGATGCCCGTGAGGCCCACCACGTCCCCCCGGGCGGCCAGCGTTTCCATCTCGTCGCCCGTGATCACGCGCGCCGCCGGCGCGCCCAGGCCGATCTCCCGGGCGACCGCGCGCGCCGTCGAGGGATGATCGCCCGTGACCATGATGGCGTGAATGCCGGCCTGGCCGCACGCCGCAACTGCCTCGCTGACGCCCGGGCGGACCGGGTCCTGGAAAGCCAGCACCCCGGCCAGGCGAAAATCCGCGGCGGGCTCCTGCGGCGTGCCGTCCCGGCTCTCCAGGGGTCGCCAGGCGCAGGCGATGACCTTGTGGGCGTCCTCGGTCAGGGCGGCGACCTCGGCCAGCGCGCGCGAGCGCTCGGTTTCGCCCGCGTCGCACATGGGGAGGATCGTCTCCGTCGCGCCCTTGGTGACGGCGAGGAGCGCGCCGTCCTTGTCGCGCACGATCGCCGTCTCCCGCTTGCGGCCCTCGGTGAACGGGAAGACGGCCAGGCGCTCGGCATCGTCCGGCCGGACCTCGTTCAGCGCCGCGTCGGCGATGATGGCGAGATCGAGCGGATCGCCGCTCTCCTCGCGAGAGGCCAGGGCGGCCAGGCGGAGGAGCTCACGCTCGTCGACGCCGGGAGCCGGGCGAAGCTGGGCCAGACGCAGCCGCCCCTCGGTAATGGTCCCGGTCTTGTCCGAACAGACCGTCGTGATGCGTCCGATGTTCTCCACCGAGACCGCTCGCCGCACCAGCGCCTGCCGCCGGGCCAGGCGGTAGACGCCCACGCCGAGGAAGAACGTGAAGACGATGGGGAACTCCTCGGGCAGCGCGGCGACGGCGAGCGTCACGGCGCTCACCAGGGCGTCGAGCCAGCCGTAGCCCTGGCGGAGGCGGGCCACGGCCAGGAGCAGACAGATCACCGAGGCCACGGCGACCAGGAGCCCCACGAGGTTCTTGATGGCGGACTGCAGCGGGGTGAGCGCGCGCTGGCCTTGCACGGCCGACTGCACGATCTCGCCGTAGCGCGTCTCGGCCCCCGTGAAGACCACGCGCAGGAGCGCCTGCCCGGTCAGCAGGCGTGTGCCCGCGAAGCCCCAGTGCCGCGTGTCCACCCAGGGCTCGGGCCCCGGGCCGACGCGCTCGGGCAGCGGCTGCTTGGCCACGGGGTAGGCTTCGCCGGTGAGGGTCGACTCGTCCACCTGGAGCTCGGCGCCCGACACGATGAGGCCGTCGGCGGGAAAGGGCTCTCCCGGCACCACCACGACGAGATCCCCGGGCACCAGGTCCAGCGCGCTCACCTCGAGCCGATCGCCGTCACGCACCACCACGGCCCGCTGGGCGAGCCTGCTCCGGAGTCCCTCCGCCGAGGCCTGGCTCCGCCAGTGAAGGAACGCGTCCATCCCGACCAGCGGCACGAGCGCGACCAGCAAGATCAGCGCCTCTCCGAGCTGCCCCACCACGGCATAGAGCAGGCCGGTGGCCCCCAGGAACCAGAGCATCGGGTCCTTCGCGGTGTCGCGAGCGAGCGCCTGCCATTGCGCGGGCGGCGTCTCGACGATCACGTTGGCCCCGTACCGCTCGCGTCTGTCGCCGGCCTCACGGGCGGTGAGACCGCGCTGCGACCCGATCAGGTCACCGAGGCGCTCGAGCGGAACGGCGCGGCGAGTCGTCGCGTCTCTCCCGAACTATCCGGTCTGGCCTGTGCGCATCACGGACTCATTGCCGAGCCACTGAGGCTCTGCAACACGATTGCCAGACGCCGGGTCGCGCGGCGTCCATCGTTATAGATGGGGGGATGGCGCGGCTGGGGCGCCAGAGCCCCGCCGGGGGAGCGCGGCGTGCCATCATGCGGCATCCGCACCCCAGGGGCGCGTGACACCCGTCAGGCAAGGCCCCGATTTTCCGTGCGGTCCGGTGGCATGAAAGGCGCAGAAGCCGTCAGCATGGACATCAAGATCCCCGAGCCGTTGAAGATCGAGCACGAGGAGCTGCACGCCGAGCTGGTGGCGCTCACCAGGGCCCCGGGCAAGGTCGGCGAGGCCGCCCGCCACGTGGCGGACCTGCTGCACCCGCACTTCGTCAAGGAGGAGGAGTACGCGCTGCCGCCTCTGGGGCTGCTCGCCAGCATCGCGCGGCGGGGTGTCACGCCGGACATGCGCGCCGTGGTCGGCATGACCGAACGCCTGAAGAAGGAGCTGTCCGAAATGCTCGACGAGCACCAGCAGGTGATCGGAGCGCTCGACGAGCTTGCCGCGGCGGGACGGGCGGAACAGCGCCAGGACGCCGAGCGCTTCGCCGGGAAGCTGAGGCTCCATGCCCAGACCGAGGAGCAGGTGCTGTATCCGGCGGCCATCCTCGTCGGCGAGCAGGTGCGGGCGCGGCTCGGGATCTGACTACCAGCCGAGGATCTTCCGGCCCTGGACGCTCATCTTCTCGGGGCTCCAGGGGGGATCCCACACGAGCTGCACCCGCACGGTCTCGACGTCGCCGAGCGCCCGGATCACCCGCTCTACCTCCTGGGCCAGGAAATCGCCCACCGGGCAGCCCGGCGACGTCATGGTCATCGTCACCGTGACGCGCCCGCCGTCCGCCGCGACGTCGTAGACCAACCCGAGGTTCACGATGTCCACGGGAATCTCGGGGTCGTAGACCTCTTTCAACGATTCCAGGATCGCCTCTCGCGTGGGCGTCATGGCTCAGGTCCGGCGACCGCTTCGTACCGCAAGCAGGCTGTTGACCAGGAAGAGGACGATCGCCAGCACGTTGGCCAGCCCGCTCCACGCCGGGGAGATCACAGGCCAGCCCAGGTCTCCGGCCAGCCGCGTGAGCACCGAGAGATGGAGCAGTGCGAGGTGGCCATAGAACGCCGGCCGGAACGGCAGGGCGATGCCGAGCACCGATGGCACGATGATGGGCGCGTGACCGAAGATCATGGAGAACACGAATCCCAGGAAGATCGAGTGCAGCATGGCGTCGTAAAAGGCGCCGGCGGTGAACCGGTCGGCGTAGCCCAACCACAGGAGCCCGCCCAGGCCAAGCCAGACGTAGCCCGGCAGCAGGCAAAGCGCGATGTAACGCGGCAGGCCCGCCTGGCGGACCGTGCGCCAGGCGATGTCGTTCCGGAGCAGCCAGACGGCAAGCGCGACGAGGCCGACCCCGGCCACCCGAACCCCCGCATCGGGCGCGACCACGCCGGCGACCAAGCCTGCCAGGAGCACGCCGCAGGCGGCGACGAATGCGCCCCGACTCCATGCCCCCAGGCGCATCAGGCGTGAGAGCTCCAGGCGCTCTCCTGCGATCGTGAGAACGAGAAAGCCGATCCACCACGGCGCCACGCGGTACAGCGGCGCGCCCCCGTGCCAGAGCAGCGTCCCCGCCAGCCAGCTCACCGCTCCGAGCCCCATCACGGCCACGTGGAGCTCGCCGGACCTGCGATAGAGGCTCACGAAGATCGCGACCAGGACGGCGCTGCCGGCCACCGTGAGGACGTGGCCGACGTGGACCGACAGCCCCACGATCCAGGCCAGCCCGCCGAGCCCGGCCAGCAGCGGCGCCCCGTAGGGCCAGCGGCGCCGTAGCGCGACCGCCCGCTCCAGGCCGATCACCGTGCCCAGAAAGCTGCTCACCATCAGCGGTCCATGGTTCCGCGCCACCCCCGCAGTGACCGGCGGGAGCTCCCAGCCCAGACGGAGCAGGCCCGCCCACAGGGCGCCGGCGAGCGAGACGGCGCCCAGCGCCATGAACGGCATCCGGCGATGCGCGAGGGCCATCACCGCGACGCGGCCGCCCCGATCCGGACTGGCCGGTCATAGGCACGATGGTTCATGCCCCGTCGTAACCCTGCGCGAACGCTCGTGTCAACCGGCCGGCGTCGGGAAACGCTCTTGACAGGCCCCCCGGGCGTTCTTAGCGTATGCGCACGTCCCATTCATAGAGCCGGGCACCTGGGGACGAACGGGGAGGGCGCGATGAAGGACGGGCTCAGATTCGTCGACTGCGACATGCACATCATGGAGCCGCCCGACCTGTTCGCGCGCTACCTGGATCCGAAGTTCAAGGACCGCGTGATCCTCCCCATCGGCAAGGACGGCCGGCCCAAACGCGGCACCATCATCGTCGATGGCCTGCCCACCACCCGGGACGCCGAGCTGCAGCAGTACCGCAAGCGCACGCGGCCGGGTTCCGCGCACAGCACCCAGCCGCTCTCGGGCTCGCGGCTGGCCGACACGGGCCGGCTGGACTTCGCCATCACCCGTGACTACGACCCGGTGGCCCAGGTGATGGGCATGGAGATGGAGGGCGTGGACATCGCCGTGCTCTTCCCCACCACGGGGTTGAGCCTCCTGGCCCGCGACAACCTCGACCCGCAGCTCTCCCTGGCGCTGTGCCAGGCCTACAACAACTGGATCGCCGAGTTCTGCCGGCACAGCCCGGATCAGCTCAAGTTCGCGGCCATGCTGCCCGTGCACGACGTGCACCTGGCCTGCCGCGAGCTGGTGCGCTGCGTTCGAGAGCTGGGCGCCGTCGGCTCCTTCATCCGGCCCAACCTGGTCAACGGCCACTACTGGCACTCCAACTACTGGGAGCCGCTCTACAGCCTGCACGAGGAGCTCGACGTGACGTGGGGCTTCCACGAGGGCACCGGCGCCTGGTACTCGCACATGAACACGCTCTACGGGGAGAACCGCTTCTACCGCCACGTGGCCAGCCACTGGATCGAGATGCAGCAGGCCCTCATCGCCATGATCATCGGTGGCGTGTTCGAGTTTCACCCCAAGCTCCGGGTCGGCTTCCTGGAGGCCCAGAACTCGTGGGTGCCCGGGCTGCTCTCCCGCATCGAGTGGGACTATCCCCAGTACCGGGACAGCCACGCGCCCTATCTGACCCTCACGCCGAAGGAATATTTCCGGCGCAACTGCTGGGCGGCGGTGGAAGGCAGCGAGCCCGAGATCGAGGCCACGGCGGGGCTCATCGGGGCCGACCGCATGTGCGTCTCCACCGACTACCCGCACTTTGACTCCAACTTCCCCCATGTCTCCAGCAATCTGCTCAAGAACGTGTCGCGCGAGACCGCGGCGCAGATCTTCCTGGGCGGCGCCCAGCTCTACGGGTTCACAGACGCCGACTTCGCGAAGGCTGACGCCGCGGCGGCGAGCCGGACCGCCGCCCGATGAGCTGGAACGGCATCCCGGTCATCGACCTCGACTCCCACATCGTGGAGCGGGCGGACCGCTTCTATCGCGACTACCTCGACCCCGCCTACCAGGATGCCTACCAGCAGCTCTGCGACGCCATCGCCCGGCAGGCGGAGGCGGGCAGCCCCTACTCGCTCTTCGGCAGCCGCACCTCGATCGTGGAGCCGATCGAGGCCGGGCGACCGCTGGGACGCCGCGACACGTTCGGGCTCACCCGGCGGTCCGCCATGGAAGGGGGCCGCAAGGCCTTTCCGCCGGGACGCGACGACGCGCTTCCGCCGATCCGCCCCGAGGTGAGCTGGGACGTCAAGGCCCGCGTGGAGGACATGGATCGGGCCCTGGTGGACATCGGCGTGCTGTATCCCACACACGTGTCGAGCTACTGCGCCCTGCGCGACCCGGCCTTCGAGAACGCGCTATACCGCGCCTACCACCGCTGGGTGGCCGACTTCTGCGCGCAGGCTCCGCGCCGGCTCAAGTGGACGGTGGTCGCCAACATGCGTGACGTTCCGGCCGGGGTTGCCGAGGTCCGCTACTGGGCCAACCGCGATCCGAATCTGGTCGGGATCTATATCTCCCCCCAGGCGCCCGACGGCAAGCCGCTCGACAACCCCGACCTGCACCCGCTCTACGCCGTCGCCCAGGAGCTCGACCTGCCGCTGCTCGCCCACGGCGGGACCGCCCGTCCACCCTACGGACCCGGCACGTTCGATCTGGACGGCTCCTGGTTCCTGCTCCACAGCTTCTCGAACCCCTGGGCCGGCATGGCCGCGCTGGGCGCGCTGATCGGCGGCGGCGTCTTCGAGATCTTTCCGACCCTGAGAGTGGCCATCATCGAGACCGGCGGCGGCTGGCTTCCCCTGGCCCTGGATCGCCTGGACACGCACTACCTCATGTCGCCCAACCACGTCCCGAACCTCAAGCGCCTGCCCCGCGAGGTCCTCGCCGAGGGGCGGTATTTCCACGCCATCGACACCTGGGAGCGCTCGCTGCCGTTCTGCGTGCAGGAGCTCGGCGAGGATCTGTGGCTCTTCGCCACCGACTGGCCGCACGGCGACACCGCGTGGCCGGAGAGCGTGGAGCAGGTGGTGAAGCGCCCGGAGCTCACGGACCGGGCCAAGCGGAAGATCCTCTCCGAGAACGCGCTGCGCCTCTGCCCGCGCCTGCGCGGTTAGCCGCTAGCGAGCACAGTCCGCCGTCAGTGCCGCCCCAGGAACCCCATGACCGCCTCGTTGAAGGCGTCGGCTTGCTCCAGGTTCGACAGGTGGGCGGCGTGCTTCAGGATGACCAGCTCCGAGCCGGCGATGCGCTGGTGAATCGTCTCGGCCATCGGCACGGTGGTGGCCGGATCTTCCGCGCCCACGACGATCAGCGTCGGGATCCTGATCGCCGAGATCCGGTCGGTCAGGTTGAGCTTGGCGATGGCCTGGCAACAGGCGATGTACCCGTCGGGCGGCGTCGTGCGCACCATGGAGCGGACGGCATCCGCCAGCGCCGGCCGGGTCTTCACCGTGTCAGCGGTGAGGAAGCGCGCCACCGTGGCCTCGACCAGGGCTTCCATGCCTCCGCCGGCCTTGATGGCGTCGATGCGCTGCTGCCAGAGCGCGGGATCGCCTAGCGGGTCCCGGCTGGTCGTGTCGCAGAGCACGAGCGTGCGCAGCACGTCGGGCTTCCGCAAGGC of the Candidatus Methylomirabilota bacterium genome contains:
- a CDS encoding sulfite oxidase, translating into MDGNLSPDRWTYMRDVFARGGADAHDLARFDAILSRRGFASILGKGSALAALMTLGASDVAARGLLGGGLLPAAWAQDPKVIPGKPGMIVHNTRPINGEFPAHMLDDDVTPSERHFVRNNGLVPDRAEKRDVQGWKLTVDGEVHKPLTLTLDDLMKMPAATFPALIECGGNGRGLFEPKVRGNQWGQGAVACSEWTGVRLRDILQRAGLKPSGVYTGHYGEDPPIGKAEPFSRGVPIDKAMEEHTLVAYRMNGKPLEPLNGFPVRLVVPGWIGSCSQKWLTRIWVRDKVHDADKMMGYSYRMPAYPVVPGKIPPKEDMVIATSWIIKSMVTAPAADAQVRAGDSVPVRGHAWAGERRVARVRVSTDYGETWTDATLKPGPSKYAWARWETAVRLPGKGYHEIWAQAVDDKGGAQPLRQPWNPRGYLGNVVHRVGVVATA
- a CDS encoding cation-transporting P-type ATPase is translated as MIGSQRGLTAREAGDRRERYGANVIVETPPAQWQALARDTAKDPMLWFLGATGLLYAVVGQLGEALILLVALVPLVGMDAFLHWRSQASAEGLRSRLAQRAVVVRDGDRLEVSALDLVPGDLVVVVPGEPFPADGLIVSGAELQVDESTLTGEAYPVAKQPLPERVGPGPEPWVDTRHWGFAGTRLLTGQALLRVVFTGAETRYGEIVQSAVQGQRALTPLQSAIKNLVGLLVAVASVICLLLAVARLRQGYGWLDALVSAVTLAVAALPEEFPIVFTFFLGVGVYRLARRQALVRRAVSVENIGRITTVCSDKTGTITEGRLRLAQLRPAPGVDERELLRLAALASREESGDPLDLAIIADAALNEVRPDDAERLAVFPFTEGRKRETAIVRDKDGALLAVTKGATETILPMCDAGETERSRALAEVAALTEDAHKVIACAWRPLESRDGTPQEPAADFRLAGVLAFQDPVRPGVSEAVAACGQAGIHAIMVTGDHPSTARAVAREIGLGAPAARVITGDEMETLAARGDVVGLTGIDVVARATPVQKLTLVRGLQRGGEIVAVTGDGVNDVPALQAADVGIAMGERGTRSAREVAAIVLLDDNFRTIVRAISEGRQLFANLRTSFQYLLMIHAPFVVSALAIPLFGYPLLYLPVHIVWVELIIHPSALLVFQELPAGPLQQLMAPRRAILFRARDWLLIALVGAIITVAVLLAYVRSASEPGGVEHGRAAALATLALTSGFLTAALSRLRTPAAWLVSVASVASAVLLIQTPPLARILHLVPLHAEDWTLAVVAGLLAVLPVGLARVAWGKMAARHSHGRPPRHAGGGHGR
- a CDS encoding hemerythrin domain-containing protein, coding for MDIKIPEPLKIEHEELHAELVALTRAPGKVGEAARHVADLLHPHFVKEEEYALPPLGLLASIARRGVTPDMRAVVGMTERLKKELSEMLDEHQQVIGALDELAAAGRAEQRQDAERFAGKLRLHAQTEEQVLYPAAILVGEQVRARLGI
- a CDS encoding metal-sulfur cluster assembly factor; the encoded protein is MTPTREAILESLKEVYDPEIPVDIVNLGLVYDVAADGGRVTVTMTMTSPGCPVGDFLAQEVERVIRALGDVETVRVQLVWDPPWSPEKMSVQGRKILGW
- a CDS encoding amidohydrolase family protein, with the translated sequence MKDGLRFVDCDMHIMEPPDLFARYLDPKFKDRVILPIGKDGRPKRGTIIVDGLPTTRDAELQQYRKRTRPGSAHSTQPLSGSRLADTGRLDFAITRDYDPVAQVMGMEMEGVDIAVLFPTTGLSLLARDNLDPQLSLALCQAYNNWIAEFCRHSPDQLKFAAMLPVHDVHLACRELVRCVRELGAVGSFIRPNLVNGHYWHSNYWEPLYSLHEELDVTWGFHEGTGAWYSHMNTLYGENRFYRHVASHWIEMQQALIAMIIGGVFEFHPKLRVGFLEAQNSWVPGLLSRIEWDYPQYRDSHAPYLTLTPKEYFRRNCWAAVEGSEPEIEATAGLIGADRMCVSTDYPHFDSNFPHVSSNLLKNVSRETAAQIFLGGAQLYGFTDADFAKADAAAASRTAAR
- a CDS encoding amidohydrolase family protein; this translates as MSWNGIPVIDLDSHIVERADRFYRDYLDPAYQDAYQQLCDAIARQAEAGSPYSLFGSRTSIVEPIEAGRPLGRRDTFGLTRRSAMEGGRKAFPPGRDDALPPIRPEVSWDVKARVEDMDRALVDIGVLYPTHVSSYCALRDPAFENALYRAYHRWVADFCAQAPRRLKWTVVANMRDVPAGVAEVRYWANRDPNLVGIYISPQAPDGKPLDNPDLHPLYAVAQELDLPLLAHGGTARPPYGPGTFDLDGSWFLLHSFSNPWAGMAALGALIGGGVFEIFPTLRVAIIETGGGWLPLALDRLDTHYLMSPNHVPNLKRLPREVLAEGRYFHAIDTWERSLPFCVQELGEDLWLFATDWPHGDTAWPESVEQVVKRPELTDRAKRKILSENALRLCPRLRG
- the pcaD gene encoding 3-oxoadipate enol-lactonase — translated: MKIKANGIQINYRIDGPESAPWVTMSNSLATTHRMWDPQIQAFTQKYRVLRYDKRGHGETDVAPGPYSFELLADDVLGLLDALGITQTHFVGLSMGGMTGMTMALRKPDVLRTLVLCDTTSRDPLGDPALWQQRIDAIKAGGGMEALVEATVARFLTADTVKTRPALADAVRSMVRTTPPDGYIACCQAIAKLNLTDRISAIRIPTLIVVGAEDPATTVPMAETIHQRIAGSELVILKHAAHLSNLEQADAFNEAVMGFLGRH